aagttcaaattaaaagctCTTTCTCCCCTTTATTTTGCAGAATACCTATTGACCTCTTACATTGAAACTAGAACATGGAGGATCTACGTAattttccttgtgttttttttatctcccaGTTTTGTAAGTCAGATAAGATCCAGTAAAGCTTGGCCTTATCACGTTCCTCAAAATGGTGAAAAGAGAAATAAGAGCTACCCACTGTATTGTTAATATAAATACTCGTGACAAATTCAAAACTTACATTTAGTTAGGCTAGTgccatgtttttaaatatattatatattatatacttcAGGTAGTTTTTGCAAAATATAGCTCTGGTTTGCTAAAGTGGAATTTGCAATGAGGGTAATAAAGACAAGCGACAGAAATGTAATGGTGAACGAATTTACTAATGAGAACTCTGGACTTTAAGCTTTCTGGGTTTTCCGATAAGGACTTGCGGCCTTTGCTCATTTTGTTGTTATAAAAGTTGCTTTATGGATCTTTCGTTTTCTTTGGGTTTTCTCACCATGTGTCATGCTTCTCCAGACATGAAGCACATATTTTTTCTGCTGTCAGGTAAGAGTCTTTATAGCTCAATATTATCTTTAAGGTAGTGTACATTATTTATGTGCCTCCTGCTTAAATAAGGGGTGTAGCGCTGTCACTCATATAAACTACAGAATGACAAGTATGTGCAATGTCAGAAGTGTTTGGAAAATGTACATTCACGTACAACGGACATTGTGGAATGTGTCTATGTTGTGGGATAGCtttagaaagagaaaaagacatgaCATTAAAATATATAGTCACATTCCCCCGTCAGATTCTCTTCTTGTTATCTCTTTGTAATAAAAATCTCTCTGTGCAGTATTGTTGGTCATAGTGTCCTCTTGTCCTGATGGGGGGTTCAACTGTACATCTGGAGAATGTCTTCTTGCTGAACTCGTCTGTGATTTTAAGAAGGACTGTAAAGATGGCTCAGATGAGGAGTTTTGTGGTATGCTGACAGTTTGGCAAacttttttcaaatcaaatctacttaaattgaagtttttttaaccaaatgtcACCAAAGAACATGAGACACTCAAGAATTTTGCATTTAGAATGCAGTATTTGCAAAGGTATTTACCTttttattacacaaaaaaaatacaataataaatagtataatgCAACGGAATAAACAATGCTACACTGGGAACAAGAATGCTTTCAGGTTATTTTGCAAAATCTGTGATTACTTTAACACTCATGTTAAGGTTCATGTGACTTTGAGCATCACTCCTGTGGTTGGATCGACACCAGTGCTGATTCCAACCGCTGGAGACGGCAGATGGCAAACATCACCTCAGTACCTGGTCTGGACCATACCACACATAGTCCCTTTGGTAAACATTAATCTTCTCCCATGTTTCATTTGTGTCATTACTCTATTGATAACTAATTTTAAACAGTGGCATATGGTGACATTTGAAATTTGTGATATTAATGTTTACTTAGATGATACGATCTAGCCTTTGATGATAATCTTATTGGATATTTTTCTGCTGGATACAGGACATGTCATGCATATAGATGGCAAAGAAGGAGGGTTTTTGTCAATGGCTAAGTTGGAGTATTCTGTCGACAAGTTGGCAGCTCTAGGATGCCAGATAAGGtactaaaaacaaacactgttttAAAGATATCTGTTTTACAATTAGATATGTCCTTGACTGACAATGCATAGCAATTATTTCACTAGGATTTTTCTTAACTATGCCAAACACCCTGTGCAAGCTGTTTCTTGTTTTGTGATCTGGCAACATTTTTCAGGTTCTGGTATCACATTTACAATAAtaagtcatcatcatcatcatacctGGAAGTAGTAATGGTCAGAGGCAGCTCTGAGGAAAAGCTGCTGCCAGATATTTCCAAAAGTATGATGGACGGTTGGGAGAATGCCACAGCTTTCATCGGTAATCGCCCAGGAGGATACAAGGTTAGTGAAATGTCCTGGATGCTTTCAGGCCGTTTACAGACATTGTCATCTAAAACAGTCGTGCATAAACCTGCTTTGAAATCAGAGGGACAAAGATGCTTCTTGCAACTGCAGAACTTGCATGAGAATCATCAGAATGGTTTTAGTTTTCTTTAGCATCAGTGGAATTCAGTGATAGTTGTCCATTCTACGGGTACATTGCAAATAGAACTCAAGTTGTAGTCAACTTACATCACTGAAGCCATAACATCCCCAAAGCATTATGGGAACTGTAGTTTCTAAACTTAGAGCATGATACATGATTATCTGCAGAATAGGATAGCCAAAGACAATCAATAGTGAAAAAGGGGAACCCAGAATGTCCAATTGAAAACCACTGACCTTGAAGAAAAGGTAggtatgactttttaaaatacatttactcctCTACTTATTTTGTATCTGTATATAGCTTCAATTTTACTTCAAGGTGTTATTTCATGGTGTAGCTCTCCTAAATC
The sequence above is drawn from the Etheostoma spectabile isolate EspeVRDwgs_2016 chromosome 12, UIUC_Espe_1.0, whole genome shotgun sequence genome and encodes:
- the LOC116699257 gene encoding MAM and LDL-receptor class A domain-containing protein 1 — translated: MDLSFSLGFLTMCHASPDMKHIFFLLSVLLVIVSSCPDGGFNCTSGECLLAELVCDFKKDCKDGSDEEFCGSCDFEHHSCGWIDTSADSNRWRRQMANITSVPGLDHTTHSPFGHVMHIDGKEGGFLSMAKLEYSVDKLAALGCQIRFWYHIYNNKSSSSSYLEVVMVRGSSEEKLLPDISKSMMDGWENATAFIGNRPGGYKLRFSFHPSFMEARDFMLDDIGFENCADGDVPAGSDQLSCDFEKDTCSWYPDYTASLLWKRENKKLSEGKYLTNSK